A stretch of Desulfurivibrio alkaliphilus AHT 2 DNA encodes these proteins:
- a CDS encoding phosphonate ABC transporter ATP-binding protein, whose translation MDANSPPPSPAPPAPPVFRLQGVGKRFGHQWVLREIGFEIAAGERVAIIGPSGAGKTTLFRLLCAVLPADAGQIEVFGQPCAGLRGRKLKRMRRDIGVLYQSDNLIPQLRVVHNVLMGRLGRWSLPRALISLLWPQDLPAARAALERVELADRLWAMPGELSGGQQQRVALARLLVQQPRVMLADEPVSQLDIRLGREIIELLSSIATTLGNTLLVNLHTLELLQGHFQRVLALKDGRLFWQGPPAGLNRELLRELYGTEYQALYLEESADVR comes from the coding sequence ATGGATGCCAATTCACCTCCACCTTCTCCGGCCCCTCCGGCCCCGCCGGTATTTCGCCTGCAGGGGGTGGGCAAGCGTTTCGGCCACCAGTGGGTGTTGCGGGAGATTGGCTTTGAAATCGCCGCCGGTGAGCGGGTGGCGATCATCGGCCCGTCCGGGGCCGGCAAGACCACCCTATTTCGGCTGCTTTGCGCGGTGTTGCCGGCCGATGCCGGGCAGATCGAGGTCTTCGGCCAGCCCTGCGCCGGGCTGCGGGGGCGCAAGCTTAAACGGATGCGGCGGGATATCGGGGTGCTCTACCAGTCCGACAACCTGATCCCCCAACTGCGGGTGGTCCACAACGTGCTGATGGGCCGGCTGGGCCGCTGGTCGCTGCCCCGGGCGCTGATCTCCCTGCTCTGGCCCCAGGATCTGCCCGCCGCCCGCGCCGCCCTGGAAAGAGTGGAGTTGGCCGACCGGCTCTGGGCCATGCCCGGTGAACTCTCGGGCGGCCAACAACAGCGGGTGGCCCTGGCCCGGCTGCTGGTCCAGCAACCCCGCGTGATGCTGGCCGACGAGCCGGTCAGCCAGCTCGATATCCGCCTGGGGCGGGAAATCATTGAGCTGCTCTCCTCCATCGCAACCACCCTGGGCAATACCCTGCTGGTCAACCTGCATACCCTGGAGCTGTTGCAGGGCCATTTCCAGCGGGTGCTGGCCTTAAAAGACGGGCGGCTGTTCTGGCAGGGGCCGCCCGCCGGTCTGAACCGGGAACTGCTGCGCGAGCTGTACGGCACCGAATATCAAGCGCTGTACCTGGAAGAAAGCGCCGATGTCCGCTGA
- a CDS encoding PhnE/PtxC family ABC transporter permease, which translates to MSADQLADNTSGSPRTAAGDKFPNPSPLPEKRPWGPWAAIFTIAVLLVAAFTSAEWDFTALTDPDQRRLALGRMGAWLAAFAAPDFSAEFLRHCWALTLQTLSAAVIGTGLAVVAAILLAMGSARAVSVGEEELTGWHRLFPLRSPTALLCSLCRIIQDILRAVPDFVWAVILVAVIGLGPMTGALALALNITGILAKVYSELWDSVDERRYEQVRVAGGGRLAVLFYGIGPLAARSVQSFTLMRAECAIRNAAVIGAVGGGGLGADIWYQIQFGAWDKVTTLLLFTLALTLSADLLSNFIRRQLRSDPNHPRAARHQSVAWQLARSYIGVGAALAVAVWSFWFMGWGDNAPPGQQARNFLLPALELLSGEAWQHIAFFERMLRPDLEPAFVLTVIQSASVPLAMALVGTLLGVLAAAMLSYPHSFSFMWESHQFTGEAAPWWLKLPRRLQMVLARLTGLISRGVPEVMWAFLFIAFFGPGLLAGTVAIAIHSAGVLVRVFSESIDNIPYRRFEQSFSGSRPTCFGLVAVPTAWRDWLTYAFFQFESNVRTAVVLGIVGAGGLGFQFSFNFEWFRFEKAATYLLMIIALTVIIDRTSRLLRFSRV; encoded by the coding sequence ATGTCCGCTGACCAGCTGGCAGACAACACCTCCGGCAGCCCCCGCACCGCCGCCGGGGATAAATTCCCCAACCCCTCGCCCCTGCCGGAAAAACGCCCCTGGGGGCCCTGGGCCGCCATCTTTACCATTGCGGTGCTGCTGGTGGCCGCCTTCACCAGCGCCGAGTGGGATTTCACCGCCCTGACCGATCCCGACCAGCGCCGACTGGCCTTGGGCCGCATGGGCGCCTGGCTGGCCGCCTTTGCCGCCCCTGATTTCAGCGCGGAATTTCTGCGCCACTGCTGGGCGCTGACCCTGCAAACCCTGTCGGCGGCGGTGATCGGCACCGGCCTGGCGGTGGTGGCGGCGATCCTGCTGGCCATGGGTTCGGCCCGGGCGGTGAGTGTTGGCGAGGAAGAGCTCACCGGCTGGCACCGCCTTTTCCCCTTGCGCAGCCCCACCGCTTTGCTTTGTTCCCTGTGCCGGATTATCCAGGATATACTGCGGGCGGTGCCCGATTTTGTCTGGGCGGTGATTCTGGTGGCGGTGATCGGCTTGGGGCCGATGACCGGCGCCCTGGCCCTGGCCCTCAACATTACCGGGATTCTGGCCAAGGTTTATTCCGAACTCTGGGACTCGGTGGATGAGCGGCGCTACGAGCAGGTGCGGGTGGCCGGCGGCGGTCGCCTGGCCGTGCTCTTCTACGGGATCGGGCCGCTGGCCGCCCGCAGCGTGCAGAGTTTCACCCTGATGCGGGCCGAGTGCGCCATCCGCAACGCGGCGGTGATCGGGGCGGTGGGCGGCGGCGGGCTGGGGGCCGATATCTGGTACCAGATCCAGTTCGGGGCCTGGGACAAGGTGACCACCCTGCTGCTCTTTACCCTGGCCCTGACCTTAAGCGCCGATCTGCTCAGCAACTTTATCCGCCGCCAGTTGCGCAGCGACCCCAACCACCCCCGCGCCGCCCGGCATCAGTCGGTGGCCTGGCAACTGGCCCGGAGCTATATCGGGGTGGGGGCGGCCCTGGCGGTGGCGGTATGGTCGTTCTGGTTCATGGGCTGGGGCGATAACGCGCCGCCCGGGCAGCAAGCCCGCAACTTTCTGCTGCCGGCCCTGGAGCTGCTTTCCGGGGAGGCCTGGCAGCATATCGCCTTTTTCGAGCGGATGCTGCGCCCGGACCTGGAACCGGCCTTTGTCCTGACCGTGATCCAGTCGGCATCGGTCCCTCTGGCCATGGCCCTGGTGGGCACCCTGCTGGGGGTGCTGGCGGCGGCGATGCTCAGCTACCCCCACTCCTTTTCCTTCATGTGGGAATCGCACCAGTTCACCGGTGAGGCCGCCCCCTGGTGGCTGAAGCTGCCGCGCCGCCTGCAGATGGTGCTGGCCCGGCTCACCGGCCTGATCTCCCGCGGGGTGCCGGAGGTGATGTGGGCCTTCCTCTTCATCGCCTTCTTCGGCCCCGGCCTGCTGGCCGGCACGGTGGCGATTGCCATCCACAGCGCCGGGGTGCTGGTACGGGTCTTCAGCGAGAGTATCGACAACATCCCCTACCGACGCTTCGAGCAATCCTTCAGCGGCTCACGCCCCACCTGCTTCGGCCTGGTGGCGGTCCCCACCGCCTGGCGCGACTGGCTGACCTACGCCTTCTTCCAGTTCGAGTCCAACGTCCGCACCGCCGTGGTGCTGGGAATCGTCGGCGCCGGTGGGCTGGGCTTCCAGTTCAGCTTCAATTTCGAATGGTTCCGCTTCGAAAAGGCCGCCACCTACCTGCTGATGATCATCGCCCTCACCGTGATCATCGACCGCACTTCCCGGCTGCTGCGTTTTTCCAGGGTATAG
- a CDS encoding Fur family transcriptional regulator, with product MNDRAVVTGFQHEGHNHQNCQDEALSRADAVCKARGVRLTALRRRVLELVWTSHEPVKAYELLERLRTERANVTPPTVYRALEFLLAQGLVHRLESLNAYLGCGAPQHEHPAQFLICERCQAVAELSDADISATIDRKARELGFRMAQQTIEITGLCPACSV from the coding sequence ATGAATGATAGGGCAGTGGTTACCGGCTTCCAGCACGAGGGGCACAACCATCAGAACTGCCAGGACGAGGCTCTGAGCCGCGCCGATGCGGTCTGTAAGGCCCGGGGGGTGCGGTTGACCGCCTTGCGGCGGCGGGTGTTGGAACTGGTCTGGACCAGCCACGAGCCGGTGAAGGCTTACGAGTTGCTGGAGCGATTGCGGACGGAGCGGGCCAACGTGACGCCGCCGACGGTCTACCGGGCTTTGGAGTTCCTGTTGGCCCAAGGGCTGGTGCACCGGCTGGAATCCCTCAACGCCTATCTGGGCTGCGGTGCACCCCAGCATGAACATCCTGCCCAGTTTTTAATTTGCGAGCGCTGCCAGGCCGTGGCGGAACTCTCTGATGCCGATATCAGCGCCACCATCGACCGTAAGGCCCGGGAACTGGGCTTCCGCATGGCTCAGCAAACCATCGAGATCACGGGTTTATGTCCGGCATGTTCAGTCTGA
- a CDS encoding hydrogenase iron-sulfur subunit, giving the protein MSEPYSPKILGFLCNWCCYTAADSAGVGRYQYPPNIRVIRIMCTGRLDPSFPLEGLATGADAIFVGGCHPGECHYLDGNYHALVSAALVHEVMDRLGLDRRRFLIDWASAAEGPNFVKIITNFTQQAAELGPLGQAEGLEPEALRAKLAAAAEAARGRKIRTGLLNASKEMLKNRDFKRETIAGLVAAKCEKSLNELTAA; this is encoded by the coding sequence ATGTCTGAACCGTACAGCCCGAAAATTCTTGGCTTTCTTTGTAACTGGTGTTGTTATACCGCCGCCGACTCGGCCGGGGTGGGGCGCTATCAGTATCCGCCCAATATTCGGGTTATCCGGATCATGTGCACCGGCCGCCTGGACCCTTCTTTCCCCCTGGAGGGTCTGGCCACCGGGGCCGATGCCATCTTTGTCGGCGGTTGCCACCCCGGCGAATGCCACTACCTGGACGGCAACTACCATGCCCTGGTCTCGGCCGCCCTGGTGCACGAGGTTATGGACCGGCTGGGGCTGGACCGCCGCCGTTTTCTGATCGACTGGGCCTCGGCCGCCGAAGGGCCCAACTTCGTCAAGATCATCACCAATTTTACCCAGCAGGCGGCCGAACTGGGGCCGCTGGGCCAGGCCGAAGGGCTGGAGCCCGAGGCCCTGCGAGCCAAACTGGCGGCGGCGGCCGAAGCGGCCCGGGGGCGCAAGATCCGCACCGGCCTGCTCAACGCCAGCAAGGAGATGCTCAAAAACCGGGATTTCAAACGGGAAACCATCGCCGGCCTGGTGGCCGCCAAATGCGAAAAAAGCCTTAACGAACTGACCGCCGCCTGA
- a CDS encoding AbrB/MazE/SpoVT family DNA-binding domain-containing protein, whose product MPSASRISSKGQVVIPAELRKKHHLEPGTPIRVVEYGEIICLVPMNVDPVAEAYGSLPPEPSLADELGPERRRDFRGSRDSTDA is encoded by the coding sequence ATGCCGTCAGCATCCAGAATATCAAGCAAGGGACAGGTAGTTATACCGGCGGAACTACGTAAAAAACACCATCTTGAACCGGGGACTCCGATCCGGGTCGTTGAGTATGGCGAGATCATCTGCCTGGTGCCGATGAACGTTGATCCGGTGGCGGAGGCTTACGGCTCTCTGCCACCGGAGCCTTCCCTGGCAGACGAACTGGGGCCGGAGCGGCGCCGGGATTTTCGGGGTTCCCGGGATTCTACGGATGCCTAA
- a CDS encoding ATP-binding cassette domain-containing protein has translation MSTTEPYLQLQQLVLGYQQPLTNPINWRVAAGERWALIGPNGSGKSLLLKTLSGQLSPLGGNLVWSSGVRWVYLAQEHPRPSLWPLSGRDWLGAMGVQPATLPLIEHLVDRRLDQLSGGQWQLLRLASVLGSQAEVILLDEPSNHLDVQVRSQSLALLARLQPHQSLVMAGHDQDFIQASGALEYRMELLQHAS, from the coding sequence TTGAGCACCACTGAGCCTTATTTGCAGTTGCAGCAACTGGTGCTCGGTTATCAGCAGCCGCTGACCAATCCCATCAACTGGCGGGTGGCCGCAGGAGAACGTTGGGCTTTGATTGGGCCTAATGGCAGCGGCAAATCCCTGTTGCTGAAAACTCTGAGCGGTCAGCTTTCGCCGTTGGGCGGGAACCTGGTGTGGTCATCCGGGGTGCGCTGGGTGTATCTGGCCCAAGAGCACCCTCGACCTTCGCTTTGGCCCCTGAGTGGTCGGGATTGGCTGGGGGCGATGGGAGTTCAGCCGGCCACCCTGCCCTTAATCGAGCATTTGGTGGATCGGCGCCTGGATCAACTCAGTGGTGGTCAGTGGCAACTCTTGCGCTTGGCTTCCGTGCTGGGTTCCCAGGCAGAAGTGATCCTGCTGGATGAGCCCAGTAATCACCTGGATGTTCAGGTTCGCTCACAAAGCCTGGCCTTGCTGGCGCGCCTGCAGCCCCATCAGAGCCTGGTGATGGCCGGTCATGACCAGGACTTTATTCAGGCCAGTGGCGCGTTGGAGTATAGAATGGAGTTGTTGCAACATGCCTCTTGA
- the phnD gene encoding phosphate/phosphite/phosphonate ABC transporter substrate-binding protein codes for MFYKLLPTFALALALAFSPFIAPVVANASQAPDKITIVAIPDDSADNMRQFFGLIARHIEDATGIPTEYVHVENYAATVTALATGRAQLAWFGAVTTAQAYLMMGDELEVVAARDIDKEFISYFIANADAGIPPVNDLAELAELVQGKNRTFTFGSKSSTSSHLMPRSFFADQSGQRPEQVFRTVAYSGSHDVVLQKVANGEFHLGALGQPPYDRASDELKAKAPIIYTTPKFTNYCFATRKSLGQETIDQIHAALLGLHESDEGRQALDYLKSEGFVDADMSEWMGYVELLKSGVDIGN; via the coding sequence ATGTTTTACAAACTGCTGCCCACCTTTGCCCTGGCCCTTGCCCTGGCCTTTTCCCCTTTCATTGCCCCGGTCGTAGCCAACGCTTCTCAAGCGCCGGATAAGATCACCATTGTCGCCATCCCCGACGACAGCGCCGACAACATGCGCCAGTTCTTCGGCCTGATTGCCCGCCACATTGAGGACGCCACCGGGATTCCCACCGAGTACGTCCATGTGGAAAACTATGCCGCCACCGTCACCGCCCTGGCCACCGGCCGGGCGCAACTGGCCTGGTTCGGTGCCGTTACCACCGCCCAGGCCTACCTGATGATGGGCGATGAGCTGGAGGTGGTGGCCGCCCGCGATATCGACAAAGAGTTTATCAGCTACTTCATCGCCAACGCCGATGCCGGAATTCCGCCGGTCAACGATCTGGCCGAACTGGCCGAGTTGGTCCAAGGCAAAAACCGGACCTTTACCTTCGGCAGCAAGAGCAGCACCTCCAGCCACCTGATGCCCCGCAGTTTCTTTGCCGACCAGAGCGGCCAGCGCCCCGAGCAGGTTTTTCGGACGGTGGCCTACAGTGGCAGCCATGACGTGGTGCTGCAAAAGGTGGCCAACGGTGAATTTCACCTGGGCGCCCTGGGTCAGCCCCCCTATGACCGGGCCTCCGACGAGCTCAAGGCCAAGGCCCCGATCATTTACACAACCCCCAAGTTCACCAACTACTGCTTTGCCACCCGCAAGAGCCTGGGGCAGGAGACCATCGACCAAATCCACGCCGCCCTGCTCGGCCTGCATGAGTCCGACGAGGGCCGCCAGGCTTTGGATTATCTGAAATCCGAAGGCTTTGTCGATGCCGACATGAGCGAGTGGATGGGCTATGTGGAGCTGCTCAAGTCCGGGGTTGATATCGGCAACTGA
- a CDS encoding metal ABC transporter permease, with product MPLEAWDSLLLWPFVGGLLMAVLLGLGGAAFFVRGSAWQGLALAQGAASGGLVASVLAWPLVPTALAFSAVLMGVLQRHKDQERLALVIFLLALAASILLASNFSQASLSAARWAEGQVYFLTLGDIYWILSLVALTLLLLPWLYRTWLLSQLGADQGQHRKVKAWAAWMDLGWRLLLVVVGSMTLGLSAALACLLLPAWTAALLAPDFRRFLLLSSLFSVTAFLIAWALALTWDQPFAPVLVVQAAFQAVAIYLFLLSKKVTHAFSGR from the coding sequence ATGCCTCTTGAAGCTTGGGATAGCTTGTTGCTTTGGCCCTTTGTCGGCGGCCTGCTGATGGCCGTTTTGTTGGGGCTCGGGGGGGCTGCCTTTTTTGTTCGCGGCTCGGCCTGGCAGGGGCTGGCCCTGGCGCAGGGGGCGGCCAGTGGTGGTCTGGTCGCCAGTGTGCTGGCCTGGCCGCTGGTTCCCACGGCGCTGGCCTTTTCGGCCGTGCTCATGGGTGTGTTGCAGCGGCACAAGGACCAGGAGCGCCTTGCGCTGGTGATCTTTTTGCTGGCATTGGCGGCTTCGATCCTGCTGGCCAGCAACTTTTCGCAGGCCAGCCTGTCCGCAGCCCGCTGGGCGGAAGGTCAGGTGTATTTTCTGACCTTGGGCGATATCTATTGGATTTTGAGCCTGGTTGCTTTAACGCTGCTGCTGTTGCCTTGGCTCTATCGTACCTGGTTACTAAGTCAATTGGGAGCAGACCAGGGGCAGCATCGGAAAGTCAAGGCCTGGGCCGCCTGGATGGATCTCGGTTGGCGTTTGTTGCTGGTCGTGGTGGGCAGCATGACCCTGGGGTTGTCTGCTGCCTTGGCGTGCTTGCTGCTGCCTGCCTGGACGGCAGCATTGCTGGCCCCGGACTTCCGTCGCTTTTTGCTGTTGAGCAGCCTGTTCAGCGTTACCGCTTTTCTGATCGCTTGGGCGTTGGCGCTGACCTGGGACCAGCCATTTGCGCCGGTGCTGGTCGTGCAGGCAGCTTTTCAAGCCGTGGCGATTTATCTGTTTCTGCTATCGAAAAAGGTCACTCATGCATTTTCAGGCAGATAA
- a CDS encoding type II toxin-antitoxin system VapC family toxin yields the protein MPPLLDTHVWLWWLLGQPELMAAERDSLDALASAGTPPTLASISLWEAQMLAAKGRLSLDMPLDRWLPVAAAPETVTLLPMDVAVILTLDRLPETFHGDPADRIIVATAQAHGLPLATRDKNIRRSRLAKIWKP from the coding sequence ATGCCGCCGCTGCTCGATACCCATGTCTGGTTATGGTGGTTGCTCGGTCAACCGGAACTGATGGCCGCCGAGCGCGATAGTCTGGACGCTCTGGCCTCCGCCGGCACCCCGCCGACACTTGCCTCCATCAGCCTGTGGGAGGCGCAAATGCTGGCCGCCAAAGGCAGGTTGTCCCTCGATATGCCGCTTGACCGTTGGTTGCCGGTGGCGGCGGCTCCTGAAACCGTAACTCTCTTGCCAATGGATGTTGCCGTTATTCTGACCCTTGATCGCCTGCCCGAAACCTTCCATGGCGATCCGGCCGACCGAATCATCGTGGCCACCGCTCAGGCGCACGGCCTGCCATTGGCCACTCGCGACAAAAACATCCGCCGCTCCCGCCTCGCCAAAATTTGGAAGCCATAA
- a CDS encoding metal ABC transporter substrate-binding protein codes for MQKKFWLGAMLLVSALLLTSTTWASSFRVVTTTSTLGMLAEEIGGDLVQVRVLAAPDRDAHDLDARPSFMAAVRRADLLIEMGAGLEEGWLPAVTGNAANPGVNVGRSGHLRASDFTDLRPSITVDGPNAGHVHDEGNPHFNVDPYRMARVAHAIGQRLGLFFPEQAEELEARAEALGRQLRDHAEALADRIKPNQQFIVYHEDLDYLEEWLPVKSVGYLEPIPGLPPTSAHLRRLVRQFEAQQGRILYASHQPERGARFLEQQLGWPKFALPLEPPIGEGLAGYLQLMNQWAASFEHH; via the coding sequence ATGCAAAAGAAATTCTGGCTTGGTGCAATGCTGCTGGTAAGTGCCCTTTTACTGACGTCAACGACCTGGGCCAGCAGTTTTCGCGTGGTCACCACAACTTCAACGCTGGGAATGCTGGCCGAAGAAATCGGCGGGGATTTGGTGCAGGTGCGGGTACTGGCCGCGCCTGATCGCGATGCACATGATCTGGATGCGCGCCCCAGCTTCATGGCGGCGGTGCGCCGTGCCGACCTTCTAATTGAAATGGGGGCGGGGCTGGAAGAAGGCTGGCTGCCTGCGGTGACCGGCAATGCCGCCAATCCGGGTGTCAATGTCGGGCGTTCGGGACACCTGCGGGCTTCGGATTTCACGGACCTGCGTCCTTCCATCACCGTAGATGGCCCTAATGCCGGGCATGTGCATGATGAAGGCAATCCGCATTTTAATGTCGACCCTTATCGCATGGCCCGGGTCGCTCATGCGATCGGTCAGCGCTTAGGCTTATTCTTCCCCGAGCAGGCAGAAGAACTGGAAGCGCGCGCTGAGGCTTTGGGCCGGCAACTGCGTGATCATGCCGAGGCATTAGCCGACAGGATCAAGCCGAACCAGCAATTTATTGTCTATCACGAAGATCTGGATTATCTGGAAGAGTGGCTGCCAGTCAAAAGTGTTGGTTATCTTGAGCCGATTCCTGGCCTGCCACCGACCTCGGCACATCTGCGGCGGCTGGTGCGGCAGTTTGAAGCCCAACAGGGGCGGATACTGTATGCCAGTCACCAACCCGAGCGGGGTGCCCGCTTTCTGGAACAGCAACTGGGCTGGCCCAAATTTGCCTTGCCCCTGGAACCGCCAATCGGTGAGGGGCTGGCGGGCTATCTACAACTGATGAACCAATGGGCGGCATCCTTTGAGCACCACTGA
- a CDS encoding 2Fe-2S iron-sulfur cluster-binding protein: protein MKTIKFLPNNVSSEVEEGGNLLAVAWAGGYVNAYCVGDGGCGKCKVAVESGEAESDKARLKSDDYSAGPGYTASPVTFGEPSSRCQKGTFRFTFVEY, encoded by the coding sequence ATGAAAACAATAAAATTTCTGCCGAATAATGTCTCCAGCGAGGTGGAGGAAGGGGGAAATCTGCTGGCTGTCGCCTGGGCTGGGGGTTACGTCAACGCCTACTGCGTTGGCGACGGGGGTTGCGGCAAGTGCAAGGTGGCGGTGGAATCCGGCGAAGCGGAGTCCGACAAGGCCCGGTTGAAGAGCGACGATTACTCCGCCGGCCCTGGTTACACAGCATCACCAGTGACATTTGGTGAACCAAGCTCTCGCTGCCAGAAGGGCACCTTCAGGTTCACATTCGTAGAATATTGA
- a CDS encoding type II toxin-antitoxin system VapC family toxin: MPKLLFDSFALLRFLQKEPGAEKVRELLQRVATGQAVGLINAINVGEIIYLTQRRFGEQKKLATFVNLSRLGLEILPYPNELIFRAAELKARHLISYADAFALASALEHEADLVTGDPEFNHVSHLVNIIRV; encoded by the coding sequence ATGCCTAAGCTGTTGTTCGACAGCTTTGCCCTGTTGCGCTTCCTGCAAAAAGAGCCCGGGGCGGAAAAAGTCCGCGAGCTGCTGCAAAGGGTAGCGACCGGGCAGGCGGTGGGCCTGATCAACGCCATCAATGTCGGCGAGATTATCTATCTTACCCAGCGCCGCTTCGGCGAACAGAAGAAACTGGCAACCTTTGTAAACCTGAGCCGGCTGGGTCTCGAAATTTTACCCTACCCCAACGAGTTGATTTTCCGCGCGGCCGAACTCAAGGCCCGCCACCTCATTTCTTACGCCGACGCCTTTGCCCTGGCCTCCGCCCTTGAACATGAAGCCGATCTGGTGACCGGCGATCCCGAGTTCAACCACGTCTCTCACCTGGTCAATATCATCCGGGTGTAG
- a CDS encoding type II toxin-antitoxin system Phd/YefM family antitoxin, translating into MTTKAISVTEFKAHCLDMIRKVEHSGAAVELTRRGKVVARLVPAAPASGGTPPWLRLRGHGVLTAQPEDSVLKAEDFEAHGNTDR; encoded by the coding sequence ATGACCACTAAAGCGATAAGCGTTACGGAATTCAAGGCTCACTGCCTGGATATGATTCGCAAGGTTGAACATAGCGGGGCTGCCGTCGAGTTGACCAGGCGGGGCAAGGTGGTGGCTCGCTTGGTTCCGGCCGCTCCGGCTTCCGGTGGCACCCCGCCCTGGCTGCGGCTGCGGGGGCATGGGGTGCTGACCGCACAACCGGAAGATTCGGTTCTTAAGGCCGAAGACTTTGAAGCCCACGGCAACACGGACCGGTGA
- a CDS encoding IscA/HesB family protein gives MIEVTAVAADKIKEYMAANKVDSPIRIMAQNGCAGPSLNLVLDQAGDNDQLVQQHDLTLLADREMLAATGKITIDYREASSGCGCGGGGFTVSSEKPLSGGGCGSSCNTGSCGC, from the coding sequence ATGATTGAAGTTACCGCAGTCGCCGCCGACAAAATCAAGGAATACATGGCCGCCAACAAGGTCGATTCGCCGATCCGGATAATGGCCCAAAACGGTTGCGCCGGCCCCAGTTTGAACTTGGTGCTGGACCAGGCCGGCGACAACGACCAACTGGTGCAGCAGCACGACCTCACCCTGCTGGCCGACCGGGAGATGCTGGCCGCCACCGGCAAGATCACCATCGACTACCGGGAAGCCTCCTCGGGCTGCGGTTGTGGGGGCGGCGGTTTTACGGTCAGCTCGGAAAAACCGCTAAGCGGCGGGGGCTGCGGCAGCTCCTGCAATACCGGCAGTTGCGGCTGCTAA